One window of the Sebastes umbrosus isolate fSebUmb1 chromosome 1, fSebUmb1.pri, whole genome shotgun sequence genome contains the following:
- the LOC119498211 gene encoding uncharacterized protein LOC119498211 isoform X4, giving the protein MDCSTSISFDEMGDLRCSDFDLPLFTSESLVRVFMFHFSNMKKTQWESMKDGIIDADTFVRLFSLCQDLVETVHTHIVDSVAPHIRNPAGDCSANKSVTMNEIGSCNYHTVTEEDVEASLGNSLYQCLGEVVGVVEEKSKYSEELLQLVAEDVAERVNCTLAFTRQTAPFQGLDMISKVVKILTRCLLKKDQHQVHLEKPDNAFGTQYLDGRSTEPFSSPEPDDETMFEEFGTEKPANAFSTQYLDGRSTDSSMFEKISLLDFDDESMVEFGTEEPDNKLMFEEFNTEEPEYELIFEEFSSEDSDGESMVEFSTEEPDNELMVEEFGTEKPTNEPKVDEFNTEEPEYELIFEEFSSEDSDGESMVEFSTEEPDNKLMVEEFITKEPENDLMVQDFSSDDFDLESTDEFTKEEPGNDLMVEKFGVKKTTNEPKVEVLITREPENDLVLEDFSSLDFDVESMVEFCTEEPDIKTMVEEFSSKGSIDSSLPSTQTQEFGSAKLEETIQKSPSFVKKVRTFFRRKSKVTPVCDVALLEKKQKCSAVIGMFGSVARILRKPFTSCISCGSRDD; this is encoded by the exons ATGGATTGCTCTACCTCG ATTTCATTTGATGAAATGGGAGACCTGCGGTGCAGTGATTTCGATCTGCCTCTGTTCACATCAGAGAGTTTGGTCCGAGTGTTCATGTTTCATTTCTcaaacatgaaaaaaac TCAATGGGAGTCGATGAAAGACGGCATAATTGATGCTGACACATTCGTACGGCTGTTCAGCCTATGTCAAGATCTTGTGGAGACAGTCCACACCCACATCGTGGATTCTGTGGCACCTCACATTCGCAACCCGGCTGGGGATTGCAGTGCCAACAAATCTGTCACAAT GAACGAGATTGGATCTTGTAACTATCACACAGTGACAGAGGAGGATGTCGAAGCCAGCCTTGGAAATTCACTTTACCAGTGTCTTGGAGAAGTGGTAGGAGTTGTAGAGGAGAAGTCAAAATACTCTGAAGAACTGCTGCAGCTGGTTGCAGAAGATGTGGCTGAGAGGGTCAACTGCACACTGGCTTTTACCAGGCAGACAGCCCCTTTCCAAGGATTAGATATGATTTCCAAAGTTGTCAAAATACTGACCAGATGCCTCTTAAAGAAGGACCAACATCAGGTCCACCTTGAGAAACCAGACAATGCGTTCGGTACACAGTATTTAGACGGCAGGTCCACGGAACCGTTCAGCTCACCGGAACCAGACGACGAGACCATGTTTGAGGAGTTTGGCACAGAAAAACCAGCCAACGCCTTCAGTACACAGTACTTAGACGGCAGGTCCACGGACAGCTCCATGTTTGAGAAGATCAGTTTACTGGATTTCGACGATGAGTCCATGGTTGAGTTCGGCACAGAGGAACCTGACAACAAGCTCATGTTTGAGGAGTTCAACACAGAGGAACCTGAATACGAGCTCATATTTGAGGAGTTCAGTTCAGAGGATTCCGACGGCGAGTCCATGGTTGAGTTCAGCACAGAGGAACCTGACAACGAGCTCATGGTTGAGGAGTTTGGCACAGAAAAGCCAACCAACGAGCCCAAGGTTGATGAGTTCAACACAGAGGAACCTGAATACGAGCTCATATTTGAGGAGTTCAGTTCAGAGGATTCCGACGGCGAGTCCATGGTTGAGTTCAGCACAGAGGAACCTGACAACAAGCTCATG GTTGAGGAGTTCATCACAAAGGAACCTGAGAATGATCTCATGGTTCAGGACTTCAGTTCAGATGATTTCGACCTCGAGTCCACGGATGAGTTCACCAAAGAGGAACCTGGCAACGATCTCATGGTTGAGAAGTTTggcgtaaaaaaaacaaccaacgAGCCCAAGGTTGAGGTGTTGATCACAAGGGAACCTGAGAACGATCTCGTGCTTGAGGACTTCAGTTCCCTTGATTTTGACGTTGAGTCCATGGTTGAGTTCTGCACAGAGGAACCAGACATCAAGACCATGGTTGAGGAGTTCAGCTCAAAGGGAAGCATAGACTCTTCTCTACCTTCTACTCAAACTCAGGAGTTTGGATCTGCAAAGCTGGAGGAGACTATACAAAAATCCCCCAGCTTTGTTAAAAAAGTGAGGACGTTTTTCAGAAGAAAAAGTAAAGTAACTCCAGTCTGTGATGTCGCCCTCCTGGAGAAGAAACAGAAATGCTCAGCCGTCATTGGGATGTTCGGTTCCGTGGCCAGGATTCTAAGGAAGCCCTTCACCAGCTGCATCAGCTGTGGATCACGGGACGACTAG
- the LOC119498211 gene encoding uncharacterized protein LOC119498211 isoform X3, with protein sequence MDCSTSISFDEMGDLRCSDFDLPLFTSESLVRVFMFHFSNMKKTQWESMKDGIIDADTFVRLFSLCQDLVETVHTHIVDSVAPHIRNPAGDCSANKSVTMNEIGSCNYHTVTEEDVEASLGNSLYQCLGEVVGVVEEKSKYSEELLQLVAEDVAERVNCTLAFTRQTAPFQGLDMISKVVKILTRCLLKKDQHQVHLEKPDNAFGTQYLDGRSTEPFSSPEPDDETMFEEFGTEKPANAFSTQYLDGRSTDSSMFEKISLLDFDDESMVEFGTEEPDNKLMFEEFNTEEPEYELIFEEFSSEDSDGESMVEFSTEEPDNELMVDEFNTEEPEYELIFEEFSSEDSDGESMVEFSTEEPDNKLMVEEFGTEKPTNEPKVEEFITKEPENDLMVQDFSSDDFDLESTDEFTKEEPGNDLMVEKFGVKKTTNEPKVEVLITREPENDLVLEDFSSLDFDVESMVEFCTEEPDIKTMVEEFSSKGSIDSSLPSTQTQEFGSAKLEETIQKSPSFVKKVRTFFRRKSKVTPVCDVALLEKKQKCSAVIGMFGSVARILRKPFTSCISCGSRDD encoded by the exons ATGGATTGCTCTACCTCG ATTTCATTTGATGAAATGGGAGACCTGCGGTGCAGTGATTTCGATCTGCCTCTGTTCACATCAGAGAGTTTGGTCCGAGTGTTCATGTTTCATTTCTcaaacatgaaaaaaac TCAATGGGAGTCGATGAAAGACGGCATAATTGATGCTGACACATTCGTACGGCTGTTCAGCCTATGTCAAGATCTTGTGGAGACAGTCCACACCCACATCGTGGATTCTGTGGCACCTCACATTCGCAACCCGGCTGGGGATTGCAGTGCCAACAAATCTGTCACAAT GAACGAGATTGGATCTTGTAACTATCACACAGTGACAGAGGAGGATGTCGAAGCCAGCCTTGGAAATTCACTTTACCAGTGTCTTGGAGAAGTGGTAGGAGTTGTAGAGGAGAAGTCAAAATACTCTGAAGAACTGCTGCAGCTGGTTGCAGAAGATGTGGCTGAGAGGGTCAACTGCACACTGGCTTTTACCAGGCAGACAGCCCCTTTCCAAGGATTAGATATGATTTCCAAAGTTGTCAAAATACTGACCAGATGCCTCTTAAAGAAGGACCAACATCAGGTCCACCTTGAGAAACCAGACAATGCGTTCGGTACACAGTATTTAGACGGCAGGTCCACGGAACCGTTCAGCTCACCGGAACCAGACGACGAGACCATGTTTGAGGAGTTTGGCACAGAAAAACCAGCCAACGCCTTCAGTACACAGTACTTAGACGGCAGGTCCACGGACAGCTCCATGTTTGAGAAGATCAGTTTACTGGATTTCGACGATGAGTCCATGGTTGAGTTCGGCACAGAGGAACCTGACAACAAGCTCATGTTTGAGGAGTTCAACACAGAGGAACCTGAATACGAGCTCATATTTGAGGAGTTCAGTTCAGAGGATTCCGACGGCGAGTCCATGGTTGAGTTCAGCACAGAGGAACCTGACAACGAGCTCATG GTTGATGAGTTCAACACAGAGGAACCTGAATACGAGCTCATATTTGAGGAGTTCAGTTCAGAGGATTCCGACGGCGAGTCCATGGTTGAGTTCAGCACAGAGGAACCTGACAACAAGCTCATGGTTGAGGAGTTTGGCACAGAAAAGCCAACCAACGAGCCCAAGGTTGAGGAGTTCATCACAAAGGAACCTGAGAATGATCTCATGGTTCAGGACTTCAGTTCAGATGATTTCGACCTCGAGTCCACGGATGAGTTCACCAAAGAGGAACCTGGCAACGATCTCATGGTTGAGAAGTTTggcgtaaaaaaaacaaccaacgAGCCCAAGGTTGAGGTGTTGATCACAAGGGAACCTGAGAACGATCTCGTGCTTGAGGACTTCAGTTCCCTTGATTTTGACGTTGAGTCCATGGTTGAGTTCTGCACAGAGGAACCAGACATCAAGACCATGGTTGAGGAGTTCAGCTCAAAGGGAAGCATAGACTCTTCTCTACCTTCTACTCAAACTCAGGAGTTTGGATCTGCAAAGCTGGAGGAGACTATACAAAAATCCCCCAGCTTTGTTAAAAAAGTGAGGACGTTTTTCAGAAGAAAAAGTAAAGTAACTCCAGTCTGTGATGTCGCCCTCCTGGAGAAGAAACAGAAATGCTCAGCCGTCATTGGGATGTTCGGTTCCGTGGCCAGGATTCTAAGGAAGCCCTTCACCAGCTGCATCAGCTGTGGATCACGGGACGACTAG
- the LOC119498211 gene encoding uncharacterized protein LOC119498211 isoform X2 — protein MDCSTSISFDEMGDLRCSDFDLPLFTSESLVRVFMFHFSNMKKTQWESMKDGIIDADTFVRLFSLCQDLVETVHTHIVDSVAPHIRNPAGDCSANKSVTMNEIGSCNYHTVTEEDVEASLGNSLYQCLGEVVGVVEEKSKYSEELLQLVAEDVAERVNCTLAFTRQTAPFQGLDMISKVVKILTRCLLKKDQHQVHLEKPDNAFGTQYLDGRSTEPFSSPEPDDETMFEEFGTEKPANAFSTQYLDGRSTDSSMFEKISLLDFDDESMVEFGTEEPDNKLMFEEFNTEEPEYELIFEEFSSEDSDGESMVEFSTEEPDNELMVEEFGTEKPTNEPKVDEFNTEEPEYELIFEEFSSEDSDGESMVEFSTEEPDNKLMVEEFGTEKPTNEPKVEEFITKEPENDLMVQDFSSDDFDLESTDEFTKEEPGNDLMVEKFGVKKTTNEPKVEVLITREPENDLVLEDFSSLDFDVESMVEFCTEEPDIKTMVEEFSSKGSIDSSLPSTQTQEFGSAKLEETIQKSPSFVKKVRTFFRRKSKVTPVCDVALLEKKQKCSAVIGMFGSVARILRKPFTSCISCGSRDD, from the exons ATGGATTGCTCTACCTCG ATTTCATTTGATGAAATGGGAGACCTGCGGTGCAGTGATTTCGATCTGCCTCTGTTCACATCAGAGAGTTTGGTCCGAGTGTTCATGTTTCATTTCTcaaacatgaaaaaaac TCAATGGGAGTCGATGAAAGACGGCATAATTGATGCTGACACATTCGTACGGCTGTTCAGCCTATGTCAAGATCTTGTGGAGACAGTCCACACCCACATCGTGGATTCTGTGGCACCTCACATTCGCAACCCGGCTGGGGATTGCAGTGCCAACAAATCTGTCACAAT GAACGAGATTGGATCTTGTAACTATCACACAGTGACAGAGGAGGATGTCGAAGCCAGCCTTGGAAATTCACTTTACCAGTGTCTTGGAGAAGTGGTAGGAGTTGTAGAGGAGAAGTCAAAATACTCTGAAGAACTGCTGCAGCTGGTTGCAGAAGATGTGGCTGAGAGGGTCAACTGCACACTGGCTTTTACCAGGCAGACAGCCCCTTTCCAAGGATTAGATATGATTTCCAAAGTTGTCAAAATACTGACCAGATGCCTCTTAAAGAAGGACCAACATCAGGTCCACCTTGAGAAACCAGACAATGCGTTCGGTACACAGTATTTAGACGGCAGGTCCACGGAACCGTTCAGCTCACCGGAACCAGACGACGAGACCATGTTTGAGGAGTTTGGCACAGAAAAACCAGCCAACGCCTTCAGTACACAGTACTTAGACGGCAGGTCCACGGACAGCTCCATGTTTGAGAAGATCAGTTTACTGGATTTCGACGATGAGTCCATGGTTGAGTTCGGCACAGAGGAACCTGACAACAAGCTCATGTTTGAGGAGTTCAACACAGAGGAACCTGAATACGAGCTCATATTTGAGGAGTTCAGTTCAGAGGATTCCGACGGCGAGTCCATGGTTGAGTTCAGCACAGAGGAACCTGACAACGAGCTCATGGTTGAGGAGTTTGGCACAGAAAAGCCAACCAACGAGCCCAAGGTTGATGAGTTCAACACAGAGGAACCTGAATACGAGCTCATATTTGAGGAGTTCAGTTCAGAGGATTCCGACGGCGAGTCCATGGTTGAGTTCAGCACAGAGGAACCTGACAACAAGCTCATGGTTGAGGAGTTTGGCACAGAAAAGCCAACCAACGAGCCCAAGGTTGAGGAGTTCATCACAAAGGAACCTGAGAATGATCTCATGGTTCAGGACTTCAGTTCAGATGATTTCGACCTCGAGTCCACGGATGAGTTCACCAAAGAGGAACCTGGCAACGATCTCATGGTTGAGAAGTTTggcgtaaaaaaaacaaccaacgAGCCCAAGGTTGAGGTGTTGATCACAAGGGAACCTGAGAACGATCTCGTGCTTGAGGACTTCAGTTCCCTTGATTTTGACGTTGAGTCCATGGTTGAGTTCTGCACAGAGGAACCAGACATCAAGACCATGGTTGAGGAGTTCAGCTCAAAGGGAAGCATAGACTCTTCTCTACCTTCTACTCAAACTCAGGAGTTTGGATCTGCAAAGCTGGAGGAGACTATACAAAAATCCCCCAGCTTTGTTAAAAAAGTGAGGACGTTTTTCAGAAGAAAAAGTAAAGTAACTCCAGTCTGTGATGTCGCCCTCCTGGAGAAGAAACAGAAATGCTCAGCCGTCATTGGGATGTTCGGTTCCGTGGCCAGGATTCTAAGGAAGCCCTTCACCAGCTGCATCAGCTGTGGATCACGGGACGACTAG
- the LOC119498211 gene encoding uncharacterized protein LOC119498211 isoform X5 — protein sequence MDCSTSISFDEMGDLRCSDFDLPLFTSESLVRVFMFHFSNMKKTQWESMKDGIIDADTFVRLFSLCQDLVETVHTHIVDSVAPHIRNPAGDCSANKSVTMNEIGSCNYHTVTEEDVEASLGNSLYQCLGEVVGVVEEKSKYSEELLQLVAEDVAERVNCTLAFTRQTAPFQGLDMISKVVKILTRCLLKKDQHQVHLEKPDNAFGTQYLDGRSTEPFSSPEPDDETMFEEFGTEKPANAFSTQYLDGRSTDSSMFEKISLLDFDDESMVEFGTEEPDNKLMFEEFNTEEPEYELIFEEFSSEDSDGESMVEFSTEEPDNELMVEEFGTEKPTNEPKVEEFITKEPENDLMVQDFSSDDFDLESTDEFTKEEPGNDLMVEKFGVKKTTNEPKVEVLITREPENDLVLEDFSSLDFDVESMVEFCTEEPDIKTMVEEFSSKGSIDSSLPSTQTQEFGSAKLEETIQKSPSFVKKVRTFFRRKSKVTPVCDVALLEKKQKCSAVIGMFGSVARILRKPFTSCISCGSRDD from the exons ATGGATTGCTCTACCTCG ATTTCATTTGATGAAATGGGAGACCTGCGGTGCAGTGATTTCGATCTGCCTCTGTTCACATCAGAGAGTTTGGTCCGAGTGTTCATGTTTCATTTCTcaaacatgaaaaaaac TCAATGGGAGTCGATGAAAGACGGCATAATTGATGCTGACACATTCGTACGGCTGTTCAGCCTATGTCAAGATCTTGTGGAGACAGTCCACACCCACATCGTGGATTCTGTGGCACCTCACATTCGCAACCCGGCTGGGGATTGCAGTGCCAACAAATCTGTCACAAT GAACGAGATTGGATCTTGTAACTATCACACAGTGACAGAGGAGGATGTCGAAGCCAGCCTTGGAAATTCACTTTACCAGTGTCTTGGAGAAGTGGTAGGAGTTGTAGAGGAGAAGTCAAAATACTCTGAAGAACTGCTGCAGCTGGTTGCAGAAGATGTGGCTGAGAGGGTCAACTGCACACTGGCTTTTACCAGGCAGACAGCCCCTTTCCAAGGATTAGATATGATTTCCAAAGTTGTCAAAATACTGACCAGATGCCTCTTAAAGAAGGACCAACATCAGGTCCACCTTGAGAAACCAGACAATGCGTTCGGTACACAGTATTTAGACGGCAGGTCCACGGAACCGTTCAGCTCACCGGAACCAGACGACGAGACCATGTTTGAGGAGTTTGGCACAGAAAAACCAGCCAACGCCTTCAGTACACAGTACTTAGACGGCAGGTCCACGGACAGCTCCATGTTTGAGAAGATCAGTTTACTGGATTTCGACGATGAGTCCATGGTTGAGTTCGGCACAGAGGAACCTGACAACAAGCTCATGTTTGAGGAGTTCAACACAGAGGAACCTGAATACGAGCTCATATTTGAGGAGTTCAGTTCAGAGGATTCCGACGGCGAGTCCATGGTTGAGTTCAGCACAGAGGAACCTGACAACGAGCTCATGGTTGAGGAGTTTGGCACAGAAAAGCCAACCAACGAGCCCAAG GTTGAGGAGTTCATCACAAAGGAACCTGAGAATGATCTCATGGTTCAGGACTTCAGTTCAGATGATTTCGACCTCGAGTCCACGGATGAGTTCACCAAAGAGGAACCTGGCAACGATCTCATGGTTGAGAAGTTTggcgtaaaaaaaacaaccaacgAGCCCAAGGTTGAGGTGTTGATCACAAGGGAACCTGAGAACGATCTCGTGCTTGAGGACTTCAGTTCCCTTGATTTTGACGTTGAGTCCATGGTTGAGTTCTGCACAGAGGAACCAGACATCAAGACCATGGTTGAGGAGTTCAGCTCAAAGGGAAGCATAGACTCTTCTCTACCTTCTACTCAAACTCAGGAGTTTGGATCTGCAAAGCTGGAGGAGACTATACAAAAATCCCCCAGCTTTGTTAAAAAAGTGAGGACGTTTTTCAGAAGAAAAAGTAAAGTAACTCCAGTCTGTGATGTCGCCCTCCTGGAGAAGAAACAGAAATGCTCAGCCGTCATTGGGATGTTCGGTTCCGTGGCCAGGATTCTAAGGAAGCCCTTCACCAGCTGCATCAGCTGTGGATCACGGGACGACTAG